From a region of the Falco cherrug isolate bFalChe1 chromosome 9, bFalChe1.pri, whole genome shotgun sequence genome:
- the LOC129736866 gene encoding endogenous retrovirus group K member 7 Gag polyprotein-like: MGITASVVEKAIVDNLMKLAEKTETPVSRQAVVDLLCWSRRRGYLASTQDVYNNETWKKVGEDLWESVQVGTKGVKTLARTYRAVRGMVAQLHGEAQVAAAVKAAVRSPSDPAAQSEEEPEGQPPCENPPDYTSKAYPVLTTAERIAWGLDDELPPWCPEKEQTASGRQTLVPVTGCKSAGMGTTQPTAPLKEEMETEPEPFNNLPPLPPESGSLYSSDEEGAPTPYSALRKQLREQEKKMSDLLHHMERLDKDSKKKDVKKAYKSAHKAIIEGLEALGDKIERDACAVPIDPNFDPRRRYRGLVENCSIEGDFSFTPLAAPVVLRQGQPTWEPLDWKLVQGIQKAIMQYGHNNKLVRNQVTALIKYTELVPADLRAVMELILSPTTFMLWLAKWQENLELKLIDNIHLPQGDPLRVAPLDALMGTGPYRDGAAQAALHTRVLQQSKQAGLAAFLALPQLHTPTLPYTKILQKPNESFFSFVDKLREAIDNAPNVTPDLKIILTKEIAVQNANATCKQLIASLPPGASITQMIEACARAPLVEEEAKAKIHANALAVALNNNKVHGRGDRGSRPKCYQCGQEGHFKRDCKKNLGDKSLLNGNCLRCQKFGHKAADCRSKFKKDGTPLSVPGNGNSRVLRDAAKKYPQNPTKSMAASASCVQPPEEVQESIWPWQNP, encoded by the coding sequence atgggaatcactgcatcagtggtggaaaaagcaatcGTAGACAAtttgatgaaactggcagaaaaaactgaaacgccagtctcacggcaggcagtagttgatctgctatgttggagtcgccgccgtggttaccttgcttctacgcaagatgtatataataatgaaacatggaagaaagtaggagaggacttatgggaatctgtgcaagttgggACTAAGGGGGTAAAGACTTTGGCTCGCACGTATCGAGCGGTACGGGGCATGGTCGCGCAGTTACACGGTGAGGCGCAAGTCGCTGCAGCTGTTAAAGCTGCAGTGCGGTCTCCCAGCGATCCTGCTGCTCAGTCGGAGGAAGAGCCAGAGGGACAGCCTCCGTGTGAAAATCCCCCCGATTATACATCCAAAGCTTATCCAGTACTGACTACTGCTGAACGAATAGCGTGGGGATTAGATGATGAACTGCCaccctggtgtcctgaaaaggaacaaacGGCAAGCGGCAGACAGACATTAGTACCGGTAACTGGCTGTAAGTCTGCTGGGATGGGAACAACACAGCCCACAGCTCCTCTTAAGGAGGAAATGGAGACTGAGCCTGAACCGTTTAACAATCTGCCTCCTTTACCTCCCGAAAGTGGCAGTCTTTACAGTAGTGATGAGGAGGGAGCACCGACGCCTTATTCGGCATTACGGAAACAGCTGCgagagcaggaaaagaagatgtCCGACCTATTACATCATATGGAGAGGCTCGACAAGGACtctaaaaagaaagatgttaaaaaaGCGTATAAAAGTGCCCATAAGGCTATAATTGAGGGGTTAGAGGCTCTGGGGGATAAAATTGAACGGGATGCGTGCGCGGTACCTATAGACCCTAATTTTGATCCTCGAAGGCGATACAGGGGCCTGGTAGAGAATTGTAGCATAGAAGGGGATTTTTCGTTTACCCCATTAGCTGCCCCTGTAGTGTTGCGTCAGGGTCAACCGACATGGGAACCCCTGGATTGGAAATTGGTGCAGGGTATTCAAAAAGCTATAATGCAATATGGTCATAATAATAAGCTAGTGAGAAATCAGGTAACAGCCTTAATTAAGTATACTGAGTTGGTGCCAGCCGACTTAAGAGCAGTTATGGAGCTTATCCTGTCTCCAACAACATTCATGCTTTGGTTAGCAAAGTGGCAGGAAAATCTAGAGTTGAAACTTATAGATAATATTCATTTGCCACAAGGGGATCCTTTACGAGTAGCGCCGTTAGATGCCTTAATGGGTACGGGTCCTTATCGTGATGGAGCTGCACAAGCAGCGTTACATACCAGAGTATTACAACAATCGAAACAAGCTGGGTTAGCAGCTTTCTTGGCGCTACCTCAATTGCATACGCCAACCTTACCATATacaaaaattttgcaaaaacCTAATGAAtccttttttagttttgttgaCAAGTTAAGAGAGGCCATTGATAATGCTCCTAACGTCACTCCAgatctcaaaattattttgactaaaGAAATCGCTGTACAAAATGCAAATGCCACTTGTAAACAACTTATAGCATCCTTACCCCCTGGGGCATCCATCACTCAGATGATAGAGGCATGCGCAAGGGCTCCTTTGGTTGAGGAAGAGGCCAAGGCAAAAATACATGCCAATGCTCTAGCAGTAGCtctaaacaacaacaaagtgcACGGCCGAGGGGATCGGGGATCTAGGCCAAAATGTTATCAATGTGGACAGGAAGGTCACTTTAAACGTGACTGCAAAAAGAATCTAGGAGACAAGTCTTTGTTGAATGGAAATTGTTTGCGTTGTCAAAAATTTGGTCATAAAGCGGCCGATTGTCgctcaaaatttaaaaaagatggTACACCCCTTTCTGTTCCGGGAAACGGGAACAGCCGCGTTCTGAGGGACGCGGCCAAGAAATATCCCCAGAACCCAACAAAGTCCATGGCTGCCTCGGCGAGCTGTGTTCAGCCACCAGAGGAAGTGCAGGAGTCGATCTGGCCGTGGCAGAACCCATAA